One window of Trichocoleus desertorum ATA4-8-CV12 genomic DNA carries:
- a CDS encoding dihydrofolate reductase family protein, with protein sequence MRKLKLQMQMTVDGFVAGPEGQLDWMQDWMTPIPDERLHAFINHLTDTSDTILLGRKMTEGFIKYWEQVITQPDNPEYSFAQKMVSTPKVVFSKTVERVDGQNVRVEKGPIVEAINHLKHQSGKDILVYGGAIFVSSLLENRLIDELNLFVHPVAIGNGMRVFTGRTPLKLMDSTAYTGGVVVNTYKPQ encoded by the coding sequence ATGAGAAAACTCAAACTGCAAATGCAAATGACCGTTGACGGCTTTGTTGCAGGCCCCGAGGGTCAGTTGGACTGGATGCAGGACTGGATGACCCCGATCCCGGATGAAAGACTTCATGCTTTTATCAACCATCTGACTGACACGAGCGACACCATTTTGCTCGGCAGGAAAATGACCGAAGGTTTTATCAAGTACTGGGAGCAGGTCATTACCCAACCAGATAACCCCGAGTACTCGTTCGCACAGAAAATGGTAAGCACTCCCAAGGTAGTGTTCAGCAAGACCGTTGAGCGGGTCGATGGGCAGAATGTCCGGGTGGAAAAGGGTCCCATCGTTGAAGCGATCAACCATCTCAAGCATCAATCGGGCAAGGATATCCTTGTATATGGCGGCGCAATCTTCGTCTCCTCACTCCTTGAAAACAGGTTGATTGACGAATTGAATCTCTTTGTTCACCCTGTTGCGATCGGAAACGGAATGCGGGTGTTTACGGGGCGCACGCCTCTGAAGCTGATGGACTCTACTGCTTACACAGGCGGTGTTGTGGTTAACACCTACAAACCCCAATAG